A region of Tigriopus californicus strain San Diego chromosome 7, Tcal_SD_v2.1, whole genome shotgun sequence DNA encodes the following proteins:
- the LOC131883098 gene encoding uncharacterized protein LOC131883098 translates to MDPSFQFEDMISALLNSCGGSSSDGLASSSENHHGTSMEGSPQLDTKEKSSTLYNNSNKDSNEPTTLGDIVSNGALTLDLPTSKLGPQVRPQDIRNLATTNDNNNATPICEEAVGIQSYLVRNNDDNDPADVQEIDASFTVDISQFQSKDDQPNSSANPMTKSKMIVHGEENDVKAMKTTTTTTTMTTTSGDTSDTNIPAKILASKEPQSICDKWGLEDDSKCATPTSLDFNRASLSHSPLSSESPVSSQVSQFSGSSSLGYGSNSGSRDPIQFIDVVNNRDEHPGGQFGPFTSQDSGLGGGSSPHLENNHDGLSHQGNTMFWDVKSSTDETGLFPMNDLSPQRKGVSLMGLEAGGVSSSELGLQGLTGLFLNDGESFSQTEINAFPSSSGVAPGQPPQMSHALKNILQLSFLEHQTPTPDLNVHQVLPESPTGMLEQDLYRPPLSTTPTLALTTHLSNALLGLDHNRQPPQIHPHLSARDLKQSANATTLFNDGCATFPNSSTAMMTGRSTRNGSSYPHSLPSPPLDIYGGGGGMPPNETLMENLAALAQLSEMEDPNSACFPSSGDFLVPPPDMMGYNLPQYPQNMAFPESNRLNSNPNRAYVEQQLMNQRSSLSPPLHTGRYPSAKSAKEWNLHHNHNHHQQQHQQHHPHSQQSHPNSIGMDGSRSGGRGCPPNRASKPMTVLVKFGQLGQGRGMFNSPHGFCLGLNQEIIIADTYNNRIQVCDKHGNSLYCFGVPGKDEGQLWCPRKIAVFPDSGNFVICDRGGQRSRMQIFTSHGQFVRQIPIRYIDIVAGLAINRHNQIVAVDSVTPTVFILSQYGELIKYIDCSADMEEPSDIAIHGREYYICDFKGHSVVVLHEDGTLLRRVGNKSVTQFPNGIDISDEGDILIGDSHGNQFHVAVYSNAGQLISEFQCPTVKVSRCCGLKITYDGAVVTLAKNNHHVLVLDTLCIY, encoded by the exons ATGGATCCCAGCTTCCAGTTCGAAGACATGATCAGTGCTCTTCTGAATTCGTGTGGTGGCTCCTCGTCGGATGGCTTAGCGTCCTCGTCCGAGAATCATCATGGTACTTCCATGGAGGGCAGCCCTCAACTAGACACCAAAGAGAAAAGTAGTACCCTttacaacaacagcaacaaagATTCTAATGAGCCAACGACGCTTGGTGATATCGTCTCCAACGGTGCCTTGACCCTGGATCTCCCTACCTCAAAACTTGGACCCCAAGTACGGCCCCAAGATATCCGGAATTTGGCGACAACTAATGATAACAATAATGCAACACCAATATGTGAAGAAGCCGTTGGAATCCAATCTTACCTTGTCAGAAACAATGATGATAACGACCCCGCTGATGTTCAAGAAATCGATGCCTCTTTTACTGTCGATATTAGTCAATTTCAATCCAAAGATGACCAACCCAATTCAAGTGCCAACCCGATGACAAAGTCCAAGATGATAGTTCATGGAGAAGAGAACGACGTGAAGGCtatgaagacgacgacgacaacaacgacgatgacgacgacctCAGGTGATACCTCTGATACAAACATTCCCGCCAAAATTCTTGCATCTAAAGAACCGCAATCAATCTGTGATAAATGGGGACTCGAGGACGACTCAAAGTGTGCCACGCCCACCTCTCTCGACTTCAATCGGGCATCCCTCTCGCATTCGCCTTTGTCCTCGGAGTCTCCCGTCTCAAGTCAAGTCTCTCAATTTTCCGGATCTTCCTCTCTCGGCTACGGCAGCAACTCTGGCAGTAGGGATCCCATCCAGTTCATCGACGTGGTAAACAATCGAGATGAACACCCGGGGGGACAGTTCGGTCCCTTCACCTCCCAAGACTCGGGCTTGGGCGGGGGGTCCAGCCCTCATTTGGAGAACAATCATGATGGGCTGAGCCATCAGGGCAACACCATGTTTTGGGACGTCAAATCCAGCACGGATGAGACAGGACTGTTTCCCATGAACGACCTCTCGCCCCAGAGGAAAGGTGTGTCCTTGATGGGTCTGGAGGCTGGCGGAGTCTCGAGCTCAGAGCTCGGCCTCCAAGGATTAACGGGTCTGTTCCTGAATGACGGGGAATCCTTCTCTCAAACTGAAATCAACGCATTCCCCTCGTCCTCGGGTGTCGCCCCCGGCCAGCCTCCCCAAATGTCTCATGCTCTGAAAAACATTCTTCAATTGAGCTTCCTTGAGCACCAGACTCCCACGCCGGACTTGAACGTCCATCAAGTCCTGCCGGAGTCACCCACAGGTATGCTGGAACAAGATCTATACCGTCCTCCATTGTCAACTACCCCCACATTGGCCTTAACTACTCATTTGAGCAATGCCCTATTGGGTCTTGACCACAACCGCCAACCACCACAAATACATCCTCACCTCTCAGCTCGAGATTTGAAACAATCTGCTAATGCAACAACACTCTTTAACGACGGCTGTGCTACCTTTCCCAATTCTTCTACTGCTATGATGACAGGTAGAAGCACTCGGAATGGCTCCTCCTACCCCCACTCACTTCCAAGCCCGCCCCTGGATATctatggaggaggaggaggcatgCCTCCTAACGAAACCCTCATGGAAAACCTGGCTGCCCTGGCTCAATTGAGCGAGATGGAGGATCCCAACTCGGCGTGTTTCCCGTCATCGGGAGACTTTTTGGTCCCCCCTCCGGATATGATGGGCTATAACTTGCCTCAATACCCCCAAAATATGGCATTCCCCGAATCAAACCGGCTCAACTCGAACCCCAACCGAGCTTACGTTGAGCAGCAACTGATGAACCAACGCTCATCATTGAGTCCTCCTCTTCACACGGGAAGATATCCTTCGGCCAAATCCGCTAAAGAATGGAACCTCCATCAtaaccacaaccaccaccaacaacaacaccaacaacatcaTCCACATTCACAACAATCACATCCAAATTCGATTGGCATGGATGGCTCTCGTTCGGGAGGAAGAGGTTGTCCACCCAATCGAGCAAGTAAACCCATGACGGTTCTCGTCAAGTTTGGACAATTGGGTCAAGGACGTGGAATGTTCAACTCCCCTCATGGATTTTGCTTAGGATTGAACCAAGAGATCATCATTGCTGACACCTACAACAATCGCATCCAG GTCTGCGATAAGCACGGTAACTCTCTCTACTGCTTTGGCGTTCCCGGCAAAGATGAAGGCCAGTTGTGGTGCCCGAGAAAGATTGCAGTCTTCCCAGACTCGGGCAACTTTGTTATCTGTGACCGCGGAGGTCAACGATCTCGAATGCAGATCTTCACCTCCCATGGGCAATTCGTCCGGCAAATCCCTATCCGCTACATCGACATCGTGGCAGGTCTGGCCATCAATCGTCACAACCAGATTGTGGCCGTCGATTCCGTGACCCCGACCGTGTTCATCCTGTCCCAATATGGTGAGTTGATCAAGTACATCGATTGCTCGGCGGACATGGAAGAGCCCAGTGATATTGCAATCCATGGCCGAGAGTACTACATATGTGACTTCAAAGGGCATTCAGTCGTCGTTCTTCATGAGGACGGCACTTTGCTTCGTCGGGTTGGCAACAAGTCCGTGACGCAATTCCCTAATGGAATCGACATTTCTGACGAGGGCGACATTCTGATCGGCGACTCGCATGGAAATCAGTTCCATGTGGCTGTTTACTCGAATGCCGGCCAATTGATCTCCGAGTTCCAATGTCCCACCGTGAAAGTGTCTCGGTGCTGTGGACTGAAGATCACATATGATGGGGCAGTGGTTACCCTAGCCAAGAACAACCATCACGTCCTAGTTCTCGATACGCTTTGCATCTACTAG